One Brassica oleracea var. oleracea cultivar TO1000 chromosome C7, BOL, whole genome shotgun sequence genomic window carries:
- the LOC106303686 gene encoding microtubule-associated protein 70-5-like, producing MTAGENPFASNTSSLQSQLKEKDKELLAAKAEIEALRTNEELKNRAFEELTENVRKWEERLGQKEVEMKKLEEEKEDALAAQEAAEEALRRVYTHEHEDDSLPLESVIAPLEAQIKFQKHQISVLQEDKKALERLTKSKESALLEAERILKSALERALIVEEVQNHNFELRRQIEIFQEEYKFLEKINRQKVLEIEKLSQTIGELEEAILAGGTAANAVRDYRRQISQLNEEKRTLERELARVKVSASRVALAVANEWKDENDRVMPVKQWLEERRLLHGEMQKLKDKLAVSERTAKAETQLKERLKLRLKTIEDGLKGSISQTTTKTEKSGKILGFLTSGGGGGSKKRSSSQPRGSITGRIHALNQPTNRAAETDGKENSKISANGLSDQDAKGEDMVSGFLYDRLQKEVIALRKVCESKEGTINAKNEEIKMLLKKVDALTKAIEVETKKAKREAAAREKENTLALLNEEPKQCRKANLPRSRVHNSR from the exons ATGACTGCAGGAGAAAACCCTTTTGCATCAAACACCTCTTCTCTGCAAAGCCAGCTTAAAG AAAAGGACAAGGAGCTTTTGGCTGCTAAAGCTGAAATTGAGGCTTTGAGAACAAATGAAGAGCTCAAAAACAGAGCATTTGAGGAG CTTACAGAAAACGTGAGGAAGTGGGAGGAAAGACTTGGACAAAAG GAGGTGGAGATGAAGAAGCTAGAAGAAGAGAAGGAAGATGCATTGGCTGCACAGGAAGCTGCAGAAGAAGCACTTAGGAGGGTTTACACTCACGAACATGAAGATGATTCTCTACCCCTAGAATCAGTTATAGCTCCTCTTGAAGCTCAGATCAAGTTTCAAAAGCATCAG ATCTCTGTGCTTCAAGAAGACAAGAAAGCTTTGGAACGGCTGACAAAGTCAAAAGAATCAGCGCTTCTTGAAGCAGAGAGAATCTTGAAAAGTGCACTTGAACGTGCTTTGATTGTTGAGGAGGTTCAGAACCACAACTTTGAGCTTAGACGACAGATTGAGATCTTCCAGGAAGAGTACAAGTTTCTCGAGAAAATCAACCGCCAGAAAGTGTTGGAGATTGAGAAGCTCTCTCAAACTATTGGAGAGCTGGAGGAAGCAATCTTGGCAGGAGGAACAGCTGCAAATGCAGTTAGAGACTATCGCCGCCAAATCTCTCAGCTTAAT GAAGAGAAAAGAACATTGGAGAGAGAGCTGGCTAGAGTCAAAGTGTCAGCAAGTAGAGTGGCTCTTGCCGTTGCTAACGAGTGGAAAGATGAGAATGATAGAGTAATGCCTGTAAAGCAATGGCTTGAAGAGAGAAGGCTTCTCCAT GGAGAAATGCAGAAACTGAAAGATAAACTAGCTGTTTCAGAGAGAACAGCCAAGGCTGAAACACAGCTAAAG GAGAGGTTGAAGCTGAGGCTGAAAACAATAGAAGATGGCTTGAAGGGTTCTATCTCTCAAACAACTACAAAAACTGAAAAATCTGGCAAGATTTTAGGATTCTTGACGAGTGGTGGTGGTGGTGGATCAAAGAAAAGGTCTAGTTCTCAGCCACGAGGCTCAATTACAGGAAGAATCCATGCTCTGAATCAGCCAACCAATAGAGCTGCAGAGACTGATGGAAAAGAGAACTCGAAGATTTCAGCAAACGGATTATCTGATCAGGATGCTAAGGGAGAAGATATGGTGTCAGGGTTCTTGTATGACAGGCTTCAGAAGGAAGTGATTGCTCTAAGGAAGGTTTGTGAGAGTAAAGAGGGTACTATAAATGCTAAAAATGAAGAAATCAAG ATGTTGTTGAAGAAAGTGGATGCTCTAACGAAAGCTATTGAAGTGGAGACAAAGAAGGCAAAGAGGGAAGCTGCGGCTAGAGAGAAGGAAAACACATTGGCCTTGTTGAACGAAGAACCGAAACAATGTAGAAAAGCAAACTTACCTCGAAG CCGTGTACACAATTCACGTTGA